The Armatimonadota bacterium nucleotide sequence CTGTATTGCTCTTTTCGGGCGGCGAGCCACTGATCAGGGAAGATATCTTCGAGCACGCTGCGCTGGCTAATGAGCTGGGTATGCGGTCCGTAATCTCGACTAACGGCACTCTCATCACGGAGAAGATGGCCAAGCGCATCAAGCAGACGGGGTTCGGCTATGTCGGGATCAGCCTGGACGGCATCGGCGAGCAAAACGATAACTTCAGAGGCAAATCAGGCGCATTCGAGGCGGCTATGCGCGGGTTCGACAACTGCGTGGCCGCCGGTCAGAAATGTGGCCTCAGACTAACGCTTACCCGGCACAACTATGAGCAGCTCGACGCTATATTTGACTTCATCGAGGAGCATCACATTCCAAGGGCGTGTTTCTATCACCTCGTCTACACAGGCCGCGGCAGCTCTATCAAGAAAGCAGACCTTACGCACGAGCAGACAAGATCAGCAGTCGATAAGATCATAGACCGCACTGCCGACTTTTCCCGCCGTGGGCTGAATATCGACATCCTTACTGTAGACAACCACTCCGACGGGCCATATCTGTATATGCGCATGCTCCGTGAAGGATCGAGCAGAGCCGAAGATGTCTTAAAGCTGTTGCGGACCAACGGCGGCAACAGTTCCGGGATAAGCATCGCCTGTGTGGACAACGAGGGCAATGTCCATGCCGATCAGTTCTGGCGGCATTACTCATTCGGCAATGTCCGCGAAAGGGCTTTCGGCGAGATCTGGCATGACACATCCGACACGCTTATGGCAGGTCTCAAAAATCGCAAGCCGCTGCTCACGGGCAGATGCGGCAAGTGCAAGTGGCTGGATATCTGCAACGGAAACTTCCGCGTCCGCGCAGAGGCTGTGCACAATAATACCTGGGCACCAGACCCGGCGTGCTATCTGACTGATGAAGAAACAGGCATTATAAATTAAGAGTTGCTGTTGAACCAAGCACATGGTAAAATCCATACCATGTAAAATCGACAGAGGTATGGCAATGAATGATGCGCAGTTGCTTGAGCGAATAGTAATTAATCCTAAGGTGATGCTGGGTAAGCCAGTTATTAAAGGAACCCGCTTGACGGTCGAGTACATTATCGACCGCCTTGCGCATGACGCATCAAAAGATGATCTGATCGAGGAATATGAAGGACTCGTCCCGGATGATATAAGCGCTTGCCTGCTGTTTGCACGTAAGTCTCTGTCCGAAACGGACTACCTGCCGCTGTTGGCAGAGGCATCATAATGCGGTTCATAGTGGATGAATGCACTGGGCCTGCAGTTGCACGCTGGTTGCGAGAAGAAGGCCACGATGTCTAACAGGCACGTGGAATAGATGACGACGTAGTGCTCGAAAAGGCACATGTCGAAGAAAGAATACTTGTTACCAACGACAAGGACTTTGGTGAAAAAATCTACAGGGATGGCAAGCTCCATAGCGGCATAATTTTGCTTAGGTTGCGCGATCAGAAAGCATCTGCAAAAGTTGCGGCTGTAATGGGACTTCTTACTTACCATTCAAAAAGGATTGAAAATGCATTTGTGATAGTCACTGAAAAAGAAGTGCGTTTCGCAAAACTGCATAATGCTAATCAGTAACCTTACCCAATTACCCCAATTCCACCCCTATCATCTTGCTGGTGTTATATGCCGAGTGTTAAGCGTTGCAATATCACCGATGTGAACAATAACTTGTAATTTCCTGTTGCCTTTCCAAGCTCAGCATGCTAAAGTAGTCAAAGCGCATGAGGTTGTAACTCCAGCCTCTCCGCCAGTGGAATTAATGGCATGTTTGTGTTCATGCCGGTTATTGAGGGGACGAAATGGACAAGCTGAGAATAGGCGTTATTGGAGTATGTGGGCGAGGAAACCTTGCCAACAATTGGAAAGAGAACAGCCGTGCCGAAGTCGTGGCCGGAGTTGATGTAAAAGAAGAAAATTTTGCCGACTTCAGATCACGTTTTGGGGATTCGGTCTTTACGACACTCGACTATCGCGAGATGCTGGACCGCAAGGATATCGATGCAGTAATGATCACCTCGCCTGACTTTATGCACGAGGAGCACGCGGTCGCGGCGCTTCAGGCAGGCAAGCATGTCTATCTTGAAAAGCCCATGGCTATCACCATAGAAGGCTGTGATCACATTATCCGCACAGAAAAAGAGACCGGCAAGAAACTGATGGTCGGGTTCAATATGCGGTGTATGAACATATACCGCACCATGAAAGATGTTGTGGACTCAGGAACAATCGGCGAGATTAAGACCGCATGGGTGCGTCACTTCGTATGGAGCGGCAGCCACTGGTATTTTCACGATTGGCATGCCACAAAAAAGAACTGCACTTCCCTTATGCTTCAGAAAGGCTCGCACGATATCGACATAATCCACTGGATATGCGGGTCATATGCCAAGCGTGTGACGGCATTCGGCGACATGGACTTCTTCGGAGGCGACAAACCCAACGACCTCAACTGCAGAATCTGTGATGAAAAAGATACTTGCTATGCCGAAACTCCGCATTCGGAAAGACTAATACAATGCGCTAAGCGCAAGGAAGTAGATATTGAGGACAA carries:
- a CDS encoding DUF433 domain-containing protein, which gives rise to MNDAQLLERIVINPKVMLGKPVIKGTRLTVEYIIDRLAHDASKDDLIEEYEGLVPDDISACLLFARKSLSETDYLPLLAEAS
- a CDS encoding Gfo/Idh/MocA family oxidoreductase; translated protein: MDKLRIGVIGVCGRGNLANNWKENSRAEVVAGVDVKEENFADFRSRFGDSVFTTLDYREMLDRKDIDAVMITSPDFMHEEHAVAALQAGKHVYLEKPMAITIEGCDHIIRTEKETGKKLMVGFNMRCMNIYRTMKDVVDSGTIGEIKTAWVRHFVWSGSHWYFHDWHATKKNCTSLMLQKGSHDIDIIHWICGSYAKRVTAFGDMDFFGGDKPNDLNCRICDEKDTCYAETPHSERLIQCAKRKEVDIEDNNFLLMQLESGVKAAYLECHFTPDDERNYVFIGTEGSVELSERANKVWVKIRRTNDYRELSDRTYKIKEAKGSHGGADPVITEGFLDYVIDGKAPIASPIDGRMSVAAGCCGAQSMRNGGMPVDIPKLKV
- a CDS encoding DUF5615 family PIN-like protein; this encodes MDDDVVLEKAHVEERILVTNDKDFGEKIYRDGKLHSGIILLRLRDQKASAKVAAVMGLLTYHSKRIENAFVIVTEKEVRFAKLHNANQ
- a CDS encoding radical SAM protein, translated to MIDITKLYCGKATTGDALRYGRASQSAMARKPIVVWNCTRRCNLKCIHCYADSDNKIYPNELTFDESQAMIHALADFGAPVLLFSGGEPLIREDIFEHAALANELGMRSVISTNGTLITEKMAKRIKQTGFGYVGISLDGIGEQNDNFRGKSGAFEAAMRGFDNCVAAGQKCGLRLTLTRHNYEQLDAIFDFIEEHHIPRACFYHLVYTGRGSSIKKADLTHEQTRSAVDKIIDRTADFSRRGLNIDILTVDNHSDGPYLYMRMLREGSSRAEDVLKLLRTNGGNSSGISIACVDNEGNVHADQFWRHYSFGNVRERAFGEIWHDTSDTLMAGLKNRKPLLTGRCGKCKWLDICNGNFRVRAEAVHNNTWAPDPACYLTDEETGIIN